The following is a genomic window from Trichomycterus rosablanca isolate fTriRos1 chromosome 24, fTriRos1.hap1, whole genome shotgun sequence.
CGTTCAGAACACTGTGCAGATGTATAACAAGTGCTAGACTGCAGAAGTGATTAGTAAAGGACTAAAAGCTTCCTCTGTGAAgaggaaggaaaccagagtgcAGAACCGCAAGAGCACAGAATGAAAATGACATGGGGGGTGGGGGGCATCTTGCACCGTCGCAAGCAAAGTTTGTCAATTCACAACAATGTGCTTTATTGGCCATAACTCACAGCTTAAATGTGCCAAATATAACCTATACATACTCCTGCGTATTGTAAGCTTAATGACTTAAACTAAACACGTGGACATACAACCTAAAGCATTTAAAATGCTTTGCAAAATGGTATGACTGTCCAATACAGattatgttaaataaaatgGGCCAATTGTGTCTCTGAGCCTCAGTACAAATCTTCCACTTTGTTTACTGGTACTTTACCCTCAAAAAGATTTCACAATACAACACTGAACACTTTGCCCAAACTACCAAATTACAACTACAGCTACACATTTATGTGATTGAATCTGAGCAAAATTGATTTGGTTCATTTCAGTCAACAATCAgcaattaattatatttttgaaTACTGAATCATGACACTTAAAGGAACCGAAACTGATTGCATGTGCAATGTTCTGATAAACACAAAACAGCACAGATTCCAAACTGCCAACGTACATAAGTGTCAAATAAAAgattctgataaaaaaaaatttgttttttgtttcacCTGAAGTCCAATTACATCCTTTCTGTTGCATATTTTGCTGTATCTGTCatttatgaaaataaaacaagcacACAAATTGACAGTGCAGTGTTTAGAAAATGAGATGAGCTCAAATCTAATCAGAGTATCTAAATTAGTGTTGTGTTCAACAGCGTTGAACTAAATAGAAAGCAGAAATGATGGCATTACGTTTATGACACCTAAAAATTGATATGATGACTGACTGACCCATAAAGGAGTTGGTTCATGGTATCATTATGAGGGGTCACCTGCATGTAAGAAAAAGCCCACTGGCATGTTGGGCTCCGACTTTAAAAGTTAACTTTGAAGTTAATTTCAGGTCCTGAAGAAAGTAAAAGGTAGCAACTGCAATTTTAATATCCTTTTTATCTTGAAGATTGTAGTTTTggtgcaataaaataataataaaaaaaaaatctgtttatttacttattgcTTTTTTTGTCTTCTGACTGCGCCTGTATTTAGAGGTCACCACGAAATCTTCCTGACGCATCTCTAGTGGGCTAGTGCATTCCATTGCTGTAGCCAACCAGTCATACCAGTCCTCATTTGTTAACCAacgtttaattaatattttgggttgttttgcttgtttttgtAATGCCATTTgtgatataattaatatttgcGTTATTGCTTGCTTTTACGTGGCTGTGTTCTTCTGTAAACATTAATAAGAAATGCACAAGATCATTTAGGTTGCATAGTTAGAAGTCACTAAATAACGATACAGGATTTTCTCAAGACGGACTAGTTTACATCAATTACTCGGGATGTATAAACAATTTTCTATTACCAGTTTTCTCGTCATGTGTTTACAGAGTTATCGCATCCTTTATAACAATTAAGAAAAATAGAGAAGGAACTGATCAGCCCTGCTTTCATATTTTTTTCACGTTAAGAAGGAAACAGGCGAATAATCACTGGTGATGACTCGTGAACTTAACCATGTAGAGGCAGGTTTATGTCCCTTATTCTTCCCCTACTGCTAAGCCTTTATGATGCAACTCGACCAATGTAGTGAGATACATACTGGTGAGAGAGTAGACTAACCTGCGTAAGAGCTGAACACTCCACGTATTTGACAGCCTTCAAGTCGCGAGCAAGCTTCTCAGCTGTCTCCGGAGTGATTggcttctgtttgttttttgcaaGCTTCTCGATGGTGGTGGGTTCATCTCTCAAATCGATTTGCGTCCCCACCAGCAGGAAAGGGGTTTTTGGACAGTGATGGGTGATCTCGGGTACCCACTAAAAGTGtcaaacatatttttattagaAGCAAGCAACAAAATATGTAAAGAATTACAGAAATTAAGCAACTGCAAAGTTTCTATGATGGCAGGTGTGAAACCAACCTTCTCTTTGACGTTTTCAAATGAAGAAGGGGAAACAACAGAAAAACAGACTAAGAAGACATCTGTTTGAGGATAGCTCAGGGGTCGTAACCGATCGTAATCCTCCTGACCTGTTGGGAGAAAATGCGCTTAGCTTACCCCCAGTATAAAATACATCAAACAGAAGAGAGTATTGTCacacttttaaacttttttgaaCACATGCAAATACAGTTTTTAAGTCTGAGTGCTCTCCCATGTACTACTCTTTCATCTGCCTGAAATCCAGGATCTGGGGTTTATCTTAAGCAAGCTTAGATACAGACTGTGCCATAAGTAAATGCAATCTGCATTTAAAActgaaaaactgaaaaaaaaagaacaattttgatGGGTTGAATGTGTCATGTCACTTTAAATTTTCACACTGACAAGTGAGAACTGATCAGAAAGTAAAGTAATACAAACCAAATCTTGTGCACTATTTTCCTTTTTACTCAATctatttatttccattttacTAGTGAACTGAGCATGTACAGTTAGTGCTTGTAAGGACATGTTTGCTTACAGTTCcttacagtatttaaaatccaCATTCTGAACTGCTTTTGCTTACTCTTTATATTCAATAAATCATCATCAAAAGGTATGTGACTTGTTGATATGAAGCAAGTTTAAAACTTGAAACAATCCAAATGGAATTTGCAaggcaaaattaaaaaaaaaaatgtcaagaCTTTAATACTAACCCAGAATGCTACAAATCCAGTCAATTAAAATGCAGATTTGTAGGAGAAAAcaaactattaattaaaacctaaaatagaactttttaaGGATGTTCACAACAGTGTAGTACAAACATTCAAGcaatttaaaaagaaacaggAAAACAAATCACATGGCTAACAGGAACCATGCTGCTCTGTATAAGCACATACAGAGGAAAGACGGTGTCTCCATGAAACTCCTAAATACGTAATCAAAGAACAGCCACCCTCCACAAGAATGTCTGGTATGCATTAAAGCACTATTTGCGTATTCTTACAACAATAACTATGAGGAGCCTTGCTAGTCATTAACCGGGGTTCCTCCCTTTCCTACAGATATAAGCACTCAACCAAAACATACATAAGTATGCTCAAGTTAGCTTTATGCTTAATTAGATCATGCAATATAATGAATATACTATACCTGCAGTGTCAAACAGTCCAAGAGTGTAGGGTTCCCCACCGATCATAACCGTTACTGCATAGTTATCAAAAACCTTAAACAAATCAGAATGAACACAAGATGTATTTTAGTTATGTTGTTctgttattatatttagtatttaatGACAACTAATACCatctatatttttaaattatataacaTTCTTTTTAAGAAAAACATTTAACCCATGTTTCATAAACTTAACCTATTATTAAATTTGTGTGAAAAACATTCTTAAAAAAAAcaggctgaaaatgtaaaattaggGCATtacgcaaaaaaaaaattatttgcatAGTTAAACTTATGTATTTTATAACCAAGAACCACTTACCGTTGGTACATATTCAGAGGGGAATTTGTTAGTCGTGTAGGAGATTAATAGGCAGGTTTTACCAACGGCACCATCGCCAACTACAACACACTTAATCGTCTGCATAGCTGTGCTTTTTAGGAATCCACCCTTCTCATTCAAGgtctaaataacaaaaagaaaagaaataaaatgacatgTTTACTGGCAAGTCCTTAATAACctttagtaaataaacattGCGTGACATTAACATCCTCTGGTCGGATGAGGCATTGTGCAACATAAAATAACAGTCATTTAGCAAAAAACTATTCAGACAGTAAGGTAAATTGGTAGCTTcactacaaacacacaatcCTTTCATTAAATGAATATATTCACCTAAGGTATTTACACTGGATGGCACGGTCTATTAAAGTATTAAACACAATTATCAATAAATACTAAAATGACCCTCTTTAAGTTGATGTTCATTTCTAGCTCTGAACATTTAATCACACAATCAAGGCAATTTTACTTCTGCCACGCACACGTTTCTTTGATCTGGGGAAAATAAAGGCAAGTACAGCCAGGCTGTTCTGATTGCCACCGGCAAATATTTTTAAACCATTTACCAAAGGTATAATACCATTTCTTACACAACAGCATTAGTTTTACAGTAGGTTTAAATAGATAGCCTTAGTCTGTAAGATGGAGAAGACAATGAAGACATATGGGCCTAAGGGAACCAGAGCTGATGTAGACTGCTGGTTCACAAAAGCAAACATTCATTATTTCTTTGCCACAAAACTAAAATTGAAAATTATGCATTTTACACTGTACAACAATAGCCTATTTTACCTCTTAAAAAGGTGATTTAAAGGACACTCATTAACAAAGTTTACAATATTTCATGTTATATCATTAGATTTCTCTAAATAGCAGCTTTAGGACCAACAAAATAAACAGGCAG
Proteins encoded in this region:
- the cdc42 gene encoding cell division control protein 42 homolog isoform X1, which produces MQTIKCVVVGDGAVGKTCLLISYTTNKFPSEYVPTVFDNYAVTVMIGGEPYTLGLFDTAGQEDYDRLRPLSYPQTDVFLVCFSVVSPSSFENVKEKWVPEITHHCPKTPFLLVGTQIDLRDEPTTIEKLAKNKQKPITPETAEKLARDLKAVKYVECSALTQKGLKNVFDEAILAALEPPEPKKKRKCVLL
- the cdc42 gene encoding cell division control protein 42 homolog isoform X2, with translation MQTIKCVVVGDGAVGKTCLLISYTTNKFPSEYVPTVFDNYAVTVMIGGEPYTLGLFDTAGQEDYDRLRPLSYPQTDVFLVCFSVVSPSSFENVKEKWVPEITHHCPKTPFLLVGTQIDLRDEPTTIEKLAKNKQKPITPETAEKLARDLKAVKYVECSALTQRGLKNVFDEAILAALEPPETQRKRKCCIF